A single Candidatus Methylomirabilis tolerans DNA region contains:
- a CDS encoding YbaB/EbfC family nucleoid-associated protein — MKNFGNMMKQAQRMKAEMEKIQAEAATKRVEGTAGGGMVTVVCNGQGEVVAVKIDPEVAGPDELEMLQDLVMAAANEALRRSRELMSQEMGRLTGGLGLPPGLM; from the coding sequence ATGAAGAACTTCGGAAATATGATGAAACAGGCGCAACGCATGAAAGCCGAGATGGAAAAGATTCAGGCGGAGGCTGCGACGAAGCGGGTTGAAGGGACGGCGGGTGGCGGAATGGTGACGGTCGTCTGTAACGGTCAGGGTGAAGTCGTTGCGGTAAAGATCGATCCGGAGGTGGCCGGTCCGGACGAGCTGGAGATGCTGCAAGACCTCGTGATGGCGGCGGCGAATGAGGCGCTCCGAAGGTCTCGCGAGCTGATGAGCCAGGAGATGGGTCGGTTGACCGGCGGGCTGGGACTGCCCCCGGGGCTGATGTAG